From one Nematostella vectensis chromosome 7, jaNemVect1.1, whole genome shotgun sequence genomic stretch:
- the LOC5503258 gene encoding deubiquitinase DESI2, with amino-acid sequence MPQFPVVLNVYDMYWINNYTFNIGLGVFHSGVVVHGKEYAYGGHPYEWSGIFDMFPKCAEMLGPEFKFRESIVIGMTDFSSEDIDHIVNEMGSKFTGVSYHLVDKNCNHFTSEFTQLLCGKAIPNWVNRLANAGSYFPFLLKCLPKEWIRPEPDVSASPIYLNAPFKDFHGSDDDDQSSKKS; translated from the exons ATGCCTCAATTCCCCGTCGTTCTCAATGTTTACGACATG TACTGGATCAACAACTACACATTTAATATTGGTCTCGGAGTCTTCCATTCTGGTGTTGTGGTACATGGAAAAG AATATGCATATGGTGGTCACCCATACGAATGGTCAGGAATCTTTGACATGTTTCCAAAGTGTGCAGAAATGCTTGGGCCAGAGTTTAAATTTAG AGAATCAATAGTCATCGGGATGACAGATTTTAGTTCTGAAGACATTGATCACATTGTAAATGAGATGGGTTCAAAATTTACAGGAGTGTCATATCACTTGGTCGACAA aaactgCAATCATTTTACATCAGAATTTACACAA CTCCTCTGTGGAAAAGCTATCCCTAACTGGGTGAATAGACTTGCAAATGCTGGCTCATATTTTCCCTTCCTATTGAAATGCCTGCCTAAAGAATGGATACGACCTGAGCCAGATGTCTCAGCAAGCCCCATTTACTTGAATGCACCCTTCAAAG aCTTTCATGGCTCAGATGACGATGACCAATCCTCCAAGAAGAGCTGA
- the LOC5503268 gene encoding uncharacterized protein LOC5503268 isoform X3, whose amino-acid sequence MGNAEAAEKGLNSLDFGDDLNNTPPSKRSRLNSNLMEATSSNCEATSSSCEVLPENNIFHSSYDRDNVCTSNGETCSPFLFVDVEVEHKKVENVPLAYGCPIRDISKYLARNESIQIVYYLYKKLQRCEKFDCDVSNAQVFVRLSSKWRWTKLDDLIADTSQAVGEAFSDILPYCKLTFSLEPSTEEVQSCAEIENQVLPSAEQLQVIQMLLGLLSQHSQSELIKAHCPLSQAVISRLEKDHTLPEMSNEELETLQKWIHNFNLSKQELPQTTVAIPPQSDSVKPKQGSSKTEHKDGHHEGGYSRYAKFDSNSERPLLRAWYKRDPTPSRELICQYTAELNRGRYRQQLAYPVTERSVYTWFKNARARSGKRKQGLLQTAGQIQVVGMSPDRNSPFKGPDQGRMDPEQSVEQ is encoded by the exons ATGGGAAACGCTGAGGCTG CTGAAAAAGGACTAAACTCTTTGGATTTTGGAGACGATCTGAATAACACTCCTCCTTCTAAGCGCTCAAGGCTGAATAGCAATCTCATGGAAGCAACATCCTCTAACTGCGAAGCTACTTCCTCAAGCTGTGAGGTATTACCAGAAAACAACATTTTCCATTCATCGTATGACAGAGACAATGTCTGCACATCAAATGGTGAAACATGCAGTCCTTTCTTGTTTGTGGATGTTGAGGTCGAGCATAAGAAAGTTGAAAATGTTCCACTTGCATATGGCTGCCCTATAAGAGACATCAGTAAATACCTTGCAAGGAATGAGTCTATTCAAATAGTCTACTATTTGTACAAGAAACTACAAAGATGTGAGAAGTTTGACTGTGATGTGTCGAATGCTCAAG TATTTGTCAGGTTAAGCTCCAAGTGGAGATGGACCAAGTTGGATGATCTGATAGCCGACACCTCCCAGGCTGTGGGTGAAGCGTTCAGCGACATCTTGCCTTATTGTAAACTCACCTTTAGCTTAGAACCTAGCACAGAAGA GGTGCAATCATGTGCAGAGATAGAGAACCAAGTTCTACCGAGTGCAGAGCAACTGCAAGTAATCCAAATGCTTCTGGGACTGCTATCTCAACATTCACAGTCTGAACTCATCAAAGCCCACTGCCCTCTTTCACAG GCTGTGATTTCCCGTTTAGAGAAAGATCACACTCTACCAGAAATGAGTAACGAGGAGTTGGAAACATTACAAAAGTGGATACACAACTTTAATCTATCAAAACAGGAGCTCCCCCAGACTACTGTGGCTATCCCTCCCCAGTCTGATTCAGTCAAACCCAAACAAGGCTCCTCTAAGACAGAGCACAAAGATGGTCACCACGAAGGAGGATACTCAAGATATGCTAAATTTGACAGCAATTCTGAAAGGCCTTTGCTAAGAGCATGGTATAAACGAGACCCTACACCCTCAAGGGAACTTATTTGTCAGTACACAGCGGAACTTAACCGTGGAAGATACCGACAACAGCTAGCCTACCCTGTGACAGAGCGTAGTGTTTATACCTGGTTTAAGAATGCAAGAGCTCGATCTGGGAAGAGAAAGCAAGGGTTGTTGCAAACAGCTGGGCAGATTCAGGTTGTTGGGATGTCTCCTGACAGAAATAGTCCATTTAAGGGTCCTGATCAGGGAAGAATGGATCCAGAGCAAAGTGTGGAGCAGTAG
- the LOC5503257 gene encoding ectonucleotide pyrophosphatase/phosphodiesterase family member 5, with amino-acid sequence MKSTILLFPLVFLLTSVLSLALCFSDHPVLLISVDGLGWQKTGDLTPNLNAFGKTGAKAKYQLAGTPTRTWPTHITWLTGLYPESHGLISDHFWDPVYQENFTLQYDCSNYDTKFYNATEPLWLTVQKRGGKSGVYFWPASHAYHEKPTYTEPPFCLVDCSKIKPKDLPKYREKTRKEYPPYIHCFNNRSIAFKDRVDTVLSWLTSEDTPKFTAFYINEPDGTGHRLGLDSGDYDRQLVRVDKDVIGRFISGLKKAQLYDQVNTIIVSPHGLVRTSSSRVIYLSDYINTASIMLSEEGVVGHIWPHHGYEDDVYANLTSANHPNMRVYRRNEIPEDLHWRNNRRIPAIYLDTDLGWSVQLNRPNHITPWALANHGWRPSAEYGGVFYAHGPAFKQGYESTQVVKAVDVYSLLCQLLGTEPLPNNGTLKNMIEYLVEGTEWTQEIQTEL; translated from the exons ATGAAGTCCACGATTTTGCTTTTTCCTCTAGTTTTTCTCCTGACCTCAGTGTTGTCGTTAGCTCTATGTTTCTCCGATCATCCTGTCTTGCTGATATCGGTGGACGGTCTAGGATGGCAAAAAACAGGAGATCTCACCCCTAACCTCAACGCCTTCGGAAAGACCGGGGCTAAAGCAAAGTACCAGTTAGCGGGAACTCCGACAAGAACTTGGCCAACACACATAACATGGCTTACAGGGCTTTATCCAGAGTCGCATGGGCTGATTTCTGATCACTTTTGGGACCCTgtttatcaagaaaattttacACTTCAGTATGATTGTTCTAACTATGACACAAAGTTTTACAACGCAACTGAACCGCTATGGCTGACAGTGCAAAAGCGGGGAGGAAAATCGGGAGTTTATTTTTGGCCGGCATCTCATGCTTACCACGAAAAACCAACCTACACTGAACCACCATTTTGTCTGGTTGATTGTTCAAAAATTAAACCGAAAGATCTACCAAAGTACCGAGAAAAAACCCGCAAAGAATACCCCCCTTATATTCACTGTTTCAACAACCGAAGCATAGCATTTAAAGATAGGGTTGACACCGTATTGAGTTGGTTGACCTCCGAAGACACGCCGAAGTTCACAGCGTTCTACATAAATGAACCAGACGGAACTGGGCATAGGCTAGGACTGGACTCAGGCGATTATGATAGACAGCTTGTCAGAGTTGATAAGGATGTGATTGGTCGTTTTATTTCAGGCCTAAAAAAAGCACAACTATATGACCAAGTTAATACTATAATTGTCTCCCCTCATGGTTTAGTGCGCACATCTTCTAGCAGAGTGATATATCTCAGTGACTATATCAACACAGCGTCAATCATGCTGTCAGAAGAAGGCGTGGTTGGTCACATCTGGCCACACCATGGATATGAGGATGATGTTTATGCTAATTTGACATCTGCCAATCACCCCAACATGCGAGTGTACAGAAGAAATGAGATTCCAGAGGATTTGCATTGGAGGAATAATCGTCGAATTCCTGCCATTTACCTTGATACTGATCTTGGATGGAGTGTACAGCTCAACCGGCCTAACCACATCACTCCTTGGGCATTAGCTA ACCATGGTTGGAGGCCATCAGCAGAGTATGGAGGAGTTTTCTATGCACATGGTCCAGCATTTAAACAGGGCTACGAGTCCACACAAGTGGTAAAAGCTGTTGATGTTTATTCACTGCTTTGCCAACTATTGGGTACTGAGCCACTGCCAAATAATGGGACGTTAAAGAACATGATAGAGTATTTAGTGGAAGGTACAGAATGGACACAAGAAATCCAGACTGAGTTATAA
- the LOC5503268 gene encoding uncharacterized protein LOC5503268 isoform X2, whose product MDVGITAEKGLNSLDFGDDLNNTPPSKRSRLNSNLMEATSSNCEATSSSCEVLPENNIFHSSYDRDNVCTSNGETCSPFLFVDVEVEHKKVENVPLAYGCPIRDISKYLARNESIQIVYYLYKKLQRCEKFDCDVSNAQVFVRLSSKWRWTKLDDLIADTSQAVGEAFSDILPYCKLTFSLEPSTEEVQSCAEIENQVLPSAEQLQVIQMLLGLLSQHSQSELIKAHCPLSQAVISRLEKDHTLPEMSNEELETLQKWIHNFNLSKQELPQTTVAIPPQSDSVKPKQGSSKTEHKDGHHEGGYSRYAKFDSNSERPLLRAWYKRDPTPSRELICQYTAELNRGRYRQQLAYPVTERSVYTWFKNARARSGKRKQGLLQTAGQIQVVGMSPDRNSPFKGPDQGRMDPEQSVEQ is encoded by the exons ATGGATGTTGGTATTACAGCTGAAAAAGGACTAAACTCTTTGGATTTTGGAGACGATCTGAATAACACTCCTCCTTCTAAGCGCTCAAGGCTGAATAGCAATCTCATGGAAGCAACATCCTCTAACTGCGAAGCTACTTCCTCAAGCTGTGAGGTATTACCAGAAAACAACATTTTCCATTCATCGTATGACAGAGACAATGTCTGCACATCAAATGGTGAAACATGCAGTCCTTTCTTGTTTGTGGATGTTGAGGTCGAGCATAAGAAAGTTGAAAATGTTCCACTTGCATATGGCTGCCCTATAAGAGACATCAGTAAATACCTTGCAAGGAATGAGTCTATTCAAATAGTCTACTATTTGTACAAGAAACTACAAAGATGTGAGAAGTTTGACTGTGATGTGTCGAATGCTCAAG TATTTGTCAGGTTAAGCTCCAAGTGGAGATGGACCAAGTTGGATGATCTGATAGCCGACACCTCCCAGGCTGTGGGTGAAGCGTTCAGCGACATCTTGCCTTATTGTAAACTCACCTTTAGCTTAGAACCTAGCACAGAAGA GGTGCAATCATGTGCAGAGATAGAGAACCAAGTTCTACCGAGTGCAGAGCAACTGCAAGTAATCCAAATGCTTCTGGGACTGCTATCTCAACATTCACAGTCTGAACTCATCAAAGCCCACTGCCCTCTTTCACAG GCTGTGATTTCCCGTTTAGAGAAAGATCACACTCTACCAGAAATGAGTAACGAGGAGTTGGAAACATTACAAAAGTGGATACACAACTTTAATCTATCAAAACAGGAGCTCCCCCAGACTACTGTGGCTATCCCTCCCCAGTCTGATTCAGTCAAACCCAAACAAGGCTCCTCTAAGACAGAGCACAAAGATGGTCACCACGAAGGAGGATACTCAAGATATGCTAAATTTGACAGCAATTCTGAAAGGCCTTTGCTAAGAGCATGGTATAAACGAGACCCTACACCCTCAAGGGAACTTATTTGTCAGTACACAGCGGAACTTAACCGTGGAAGATACCGACAACAGCTAGCCTACCCTGTGACAGAGCGTAGTGTTTATACCTGGTTTAAGAATGCAAGAGCTCGATCTGGGAAGAGAAAGCAAGGGTTGTTGCAAACAGCTGGGCAGATTCAGGTTGTTGGGATGTCTCCTGACAGAAATAGTCCATTTAAGGGTCCTGATCAGGGAAGAATGGATCCAGAGCAAAGTGTGGAGCAGTAG